The genomic window gtccgcgacagctatttaggattaatgagttttatattggttttcaaaggtacttatataggtaagtgagtGAGAGCagaacatttattttatctaagtataacgctagtcaagatttgcgacagctgagattagtgtttttaaatcaaaatataattcttgaaaactgacgactgttttattttcttaagcagtttttaattaaacgttgattataattcgtcacgagagtgaggattaattaaagtaaaaatcaataaagcgacagcgtgagatttctactagatagtaaaaactgaacattaattAGTTCTAATTCGCAACGAcagttgggattagagttaattaaattatattgcttttcaaagagtattttattagcggatGTGAGAACGCGAGTTAAGCATCacctttatattatataatgctGATCAAGATTTGCGACAGCTGAGAttagtatttttaaatcaatatagtttcAGAAATTTAACAGTTCGTTTAGCACGAATTAAATATTGAACCCTATGAAGCAATTAATAGCATGTCCTAGCagtattttattcatatattaaaaatctaaaaaaatatttatttctcttattttaattattctaTTATTCAAAAACTCTTTAAAGCATTAGCCTTAAATTTACAAAGCGACACTAGataacggtaggtcgattattggtcttTTGAGTTCGATAATCTTCTAAAACTACGCGACACAACTGTATACTTGCAGTTAAGTTGATAAACACGCGATCAATCACCGAGAATCCGTCCCGCTTCCGCCATTGTACCGGTACCGAAAAATTCCTCCATTGCTTATCACAAAGAAGTTTACACTGTACTTTTTGATCCACCTTCATTTCTAATGGTTCACTCCATTTTTTGTCACTTGTGGAAGAAATCGAAGATGGAGAAGAAATTCTTGCCACTTCCACCACTTCGAAAATCACCGCAAGAATCTTCGATTCATGTTCAAGAACTTTTGAGTGATTCAATTCCAGAGGCAGAGGGAGAGATTTCATCATCATCTACCTCTGTTCTTGAATCAGTTACAACAAACAATCACTACATTTCAACTGCAGCTTCCTCTGTTCTTGGATCAGCTATAGTAGACGGAAATTTCAATATCATTTTTGGTAATTTTCATTCTGAAATTGTTCCGATCAAACCTATTAAATCAGTTAAACCAAGGATCGAAGGATGCATAATAAATATCGGGGAGATATCTTGTTTCTTGAACAAATTCACAATGGAAGAACATCATGATTACGCATCATCGTTTTCGTTTCCAACTTCATAGCTCAAAGACGAATTGACGAATTTTCCAAATGTGAGTAACTCATCTGTAACTATTAATCTTGAATCTGAATTTGTAGCTTCTGAATCAGTCAAGAAATCGAATGATTTCATCACAAATTTGGACTTCGTATCAATACAAATGTGTTGCTTCATTCACCACATCAACAACACCGTTCTCGCCGTCCAAACTGTTTTTGATCCCGGCGGAAGAGCTAATTCGATTTTGCCGTTCACCGATTTCAAAATTTGTTGTGACGTTCGATTATGGTGGATGCCTTGGGATAGAGGGAAGAAACCGTTCGATATCGGCAGAAATCTTCTGTCAATAATCACATAGaaacagaataaaaaaaatgcttaaaatCCAGCAATTTCACGCGTACGTAGACGAATTAAGCTCTACTTCTCTCATGGCGAGAATCAATCGTTTTCACGATGAATCAATTTCTGGAAGCTTATCTCAATTTATGGAAGCTTGTTTTTCCTTGGATTTGGGATCTTACTTTTGGAAAAGCTGGTTCTGCAAAAGTGTTTTTGAATAAGCTCTTTTGGTTCAGAAGCACGTTTGcatattttgaagaaaagaatCGCGTTTGAAGGAAGATCTTGAAACGACATCACAGAGTTGCGTTTTGTGGATGGGTGAAGGAGAAGCTCAGATGGTGAAAGAGCTTGAAATGACACAAGGAAGTTGCGTTTGAAGTTCTGAATGTGAAAAATTTTGGTTGCTACTTTACCCCCATTTCTCCATTAGTTACATAGAATAGTTAATCATTTGTATTTTCAttgtaattcaaactcaaattgaaaaattttccaatgttgagtttgagggaggaTGTTAAGAATAATGGTGATTAGTTAGTAGCTTCTATTAGTTAGTTAAAGTTTATATGAGTTTGTTATTAGGTGGTTAGTTAGTTAACCCGTAAATTGCTCTATATAAGAGCATCATTATATcattttcactatcttttataTAAGGGGAGGACTTGATGTAGCAACAATTGTTGAAAactagtataaaaataaaagttcttatttttctctatcccttttcttctttctttatttaCAAATGTTCTCTTTTCGTAACAAACCTTTTTAATCAAATGTTTTTATTACAACCAAGAaaaactatttgataaaaacttaaaatgaaaaagattttaaaacTGACCTTGGAGTTCCAACAGCTTTGAGAAGTGTCATGATGCATGGGATATAAACACAACTCCATTTAGGGACTACAACCTCAGGCACCATAACAGTTGCAGGTAACACAATACAATAGAACACAAATGTATTTATGTGGACCACAATCTTTCGAACAAAGAAAAAACTGTAAACAATATGTAACTTCGTCCACAAAGACACTTTCTgcaataaacataaatacattAGATCATAAATTATCTTATTAAGCCAGTGTGTTCATCATGAGAGGATCAACCAATTACCTGGTTTGTGAAAATTTCCATCACCACTTTCCTGAAAAGATTGGCTGGCCCACATGACCATCTGTGTTGTTGGTATCTATAGGCCTTTAAAGTACTCGGTAATTCACTTTTAACCTATATAGTTTGAAACCAATGTAATGTAACGCTCCTCACTcgcattaaattttgataacaTGTAAAAAATATGACTAATTTTGAGATTGGATTAAGAAAATGAAACCTGTGTTTTAGAGAGGAATACAAATTTCCATCCTTTGAGACTAGCACGTACGGATAAATCCATATCTTCAACCGTGGTCCTATCTTTCCACCCACCAGCTTCATTCAACGCCGAAATTCTCCACACACCCGCAGTTCCTGTGTTAAGATTATATATGTATGATATTGCACTGAAGGTTTTTCTAATATTTATACCAACAATATCGATGATCATGTCAAAATTCAAAGGCTATGGATCTATATCAATTGAGAGAAGCAAAGTATCATGAACAATATTAGGTGAAGATTAATTTGGCCCTTTGATTGATCAAGATCAAGCATATGTTAAAGGTTTTCAAGCAAACCAATTGTTTTGGTGATGctcttcaatttttatttaaaatttgatattttaactTCTATCCATAAAGATAATGGATGGTTAAACTAAAGTCATTCTTTTTAGTTTAATCGGGACATTCATGCTTATATCTATAAAGATAATGATAGTTAACAAAATTCATTCTTTTTAGTGACAGCTACttagtttatttcatttaagcaatttatttttcaagtcttttacatttttacataaatctttttattttcttgctcTTTTAATCCAATTGtcatttcaattcaatttatttcATTTCCAGACAAATCAatcttaaactttttttttttttgcaaattttCAACCATAAAATATGAAgagatatttttgaaattatcgCAACATTTAATGACTTCACCTATTAACTTGTTTGGTGTCCTATGGTCgcaataattaaatatttatttatattttgaatttggtTCATAGATCAAAATACACGCAAAGACTATGTACTAgtttcacttttatttttaaaaggaaaatggATGAAATTAGTTTAAGTATGAGATGAGATTTAAGTATGAGATGAGATTACCGTTGAAGTCAAAGAAGGCGTAAGTGGAAGATCCCACTTCTTGTTCCACTTTAAAATGGTAATTAAGTGACATTTGTTGCATCCTAGTCATCATACATTCATCCGCATTCactaaaaataaggaaaaagaaaaatatacacAAGACTGTCAGAATCAAGTTTATTAGTTAACTCATTTTTATCTAAGTAGAATCGaaatgtaaataaattttaaagacTTATAGACCTTTCTTCAAAAAAACTCATAGACCTTTCTTCAAGTTTATTAGTTACCTCATATTAAAACTCATAGACCTCATAGAcctttcttaaaaaaaactcataGACCTTTCTTCAAAAAAACTCATAGACACACatcaataattcaaaattttaaccaCACGAAAGCCGCCTacatatttcattttatatCGTTTTCACTTCTTAGAAAAAATTGCATTTTGAAGCTTTaataaaatcataaatcatcaatgaaaaaaaaattataaatcataaTGCTAATACAAACATGCATGCACTTAATATATATCACAACTATATGTGACATCGGAACTTGTCCGCTTATAATCTGTATCGTATCTGTTTGTGTGCGAACTTAAAAGACGAAGCTGTtaggtcatcacgagggggcagttAGGAGAATTATCCATATTGggtttaagaacaactctatatgtgagttggacaccacgctcttacccaaaaccttaaaatGTTAGGTTTATGGATCCTCTTACTTGTAAAGTGTTCAATCTCCACTTTTCTAAATAATGTGGAACATAACCACTCACACTTACCACAACAAATAGCTTAATGCAATTttagaagaaggaaaagaagaaaaaaaagttaccaAATGTCCAACGAGCTTGAACAAGACCAATTTCAGGATTATTGACAAGGAAAGGGATGGTTTGATAGAGAAAATCAGGTTCAGGTTGAAAATCAGCATCAAAGATGGCAACATAATCACATTGTGTGACATAGCTATGCTTCATCCCCTCTTTTAGAGCTCCTGCTTTGTACCCATTTCTGTTGTCCCTAACTTCATACTTTATGTTAACACCTTTGCTTTCCCATATACGGCATTCCATCTCCACCAActcctacaatttttttttgtgttgaataaaatttttaatCTCTATTAATGGTCTTAAATATTTTTCGTCAcaacttttttttctatttttaagtcCACTCATGTGTATTTTATTAGGGATCAAATTTGCTGAAATCTTTTAGAGAGATAAAAACTGATATTGGGGATATTTATGGAACCAAAAATCCCCCTTTTTGTTCACTTGCCAAAATCATTCACGATCACCTTTAATACAAATTAAGAGTTTATCTGCACAAGTGACATAAATCGTTCATCATGTGCAAATTTGTTTTCACCACTTGATCAATAAGTCTTATCATTGAAACAATATGTTTGATCCTCTCCGGAGTTGAGATCTAGATGATAGGTTTGTAGTGAGTCGTTGATTATGGCTGCAAATACCACGCCCTCCTTCACCACGAGGTACAACCACCAATAGTCTATAATCAATCGAGACTCACAATAAACCTTTTATCTAGATCTCAAATCTAGGGAGGATCAATGTCACATCGCATCTTATTTGATCTAATAGTGAGACTTATTAATCAAATAGTCAAAACAAACTTGTGTATCTTGAAACACTTGTCTCACTTATAACAATAGACTTGACCACTAAAAGACGTGatcacaaattaattatatCATTAATCCTATTTATCACAAATGAGACTACTATGTGAGTACTTTAAGGTGCTTAATGGggtataaaaatttaattacaaaTCGTGAACATTCTGCTTATTTACCATGATTGCTGACTCAGTTGAATCATCAAGAATTTGTATGATGATTCTATCAGAAGGCCAAGAGAGTCCACATGCAGCACCAATTGATAGCCGATAAACCTAAATTAAGAATTAGAACCatatataaatgtcaaattcaaaGAGAGAAAGTTGTGCTTAAAAGCTTTAATATatcagtataaaaaaaaaaaaaaaaattcaacattcacCTCTCTTTCATTGTACATTGGAATTTGGACAAGAACCATTGGATAATTAGAGTTACCCAATTCAACATCATCATCCTTAATAGTCTCCCATTTATAACGTTTCTCTGGTTTTCTACCACACAACTTCACAAAACAAATCACAATTGCCATGTaaactttttcaataaaatccATACATAACATGCCTATGCACAGAAACACTGCAATTTTCAGTATTGGTACGACCAAAGCTTCTTGAAATGCCTCCATTTTTTATCACCACAAATGGGAAGAGTGTTGTAAGAAACACTAGTAGAAGACGTAAATCTATCCTTCCTTATATATGCATTGTTGCACATTAAATATTACTACCTCGGTTCCTGATTATAAGATTCTGTTTGACAAAattgtactattcatttaccttgttttgactgtatttttttagtaatatataaatgtaaatattaacatataagatcttgttcaatttgttttgatgattattttcaaaatattaaatttttataatttttactaataaacaattaaaaatattagtgatcaaaattgtacatTGGCGCATGTGCAGTGGTCAAACATGATCTTATAATTACTTACACTGCATGTGGGTTTTCCGGCTAATCACACTGAAGTTGGGATTTGGATTTCCCACTGTTACCATAGGGTGTTGTAATTGATGTGGGTCGGTCAATCTCTAATCAGCGATTacaattattttacattataaatatttatgtttgTTATATGTACCGTCCAATTTTAATTCAACGATTAATATTTACTACAGCGTGTAACTGCGTGATAATATTGTTACTTCCGTGAATGGGAAAGAGGATGGTGACAGAGGTAAAAGAATTAATTTTTCAAGGAAACACTATTAGAAGCATATGTTTGTTACTTAAATGCATGGTTgcacattaattttttttttctcagaAAATTAGAAGGTCAAGTTATGGTAACATAGATTGCATGTGGGACGTTGTCCggcaaaagaaaatttaaatcaCCGATTAGTCAGTTCAGTGGTAATTAACGTTAAATttagtagggaggaccacggttcgaccCCCGTAATTACAATCGGGAGTGAGCTGAAACCACAATATCAGAATtgatccccgaaccagattaaactggtggagaaaacaaaaaaaattaatctactAATATGATAATAtgatttactatcaaatttattaatttgtccTTTTATAAATGTGCTATTTCAAGCCTTCTACCATTCTATGTAATTTTAGAACTAGTAATAGAAAGAATACACAATTTAAGCAATGTAGATaggaataaaaacaaaacaagaattATACCtgtaaaaatagaaacaaaataggAATAGAAAACTttgtataataatataataaaataaattactaccaaatttattaatttgtctttataaattttaataatattttaaatcttCTCTTTAATTTAACTCTAATAAGAATATATGCATAAGAATATAAACAAAGGAATAGAAAGAATACGTAATTTAAGCTTtataggaaaaagaaaaaataggaaTAGAAAGAACACGTAATTTAAGCAATGTAAATATACAGGAACATAAACAAAATAAGAATACCCATAAAAATAGTAAGAAAATAGGAAtagaaagttttattttatataataaggGTCATGATCAAATGATATTAAGGTgtcaaacataaaaatatgatacCTCATAATTTTTTATCGGATAATTGTCTTATAAAATTAACCGTTTGATTGAACTATATTATAACATTGATCATTTCTATAAAATATGACATTAATCGGATATGATTTGATATTTCAATGAGATGCATAAAAAATTAACTCATTATTTGAATGTTCGTAAGacattaattttgatgtatcccATATGACGTATCAAATTATTTTcgattaatgttatattttatatatatgatctatgCTATAgtatctttcaatccaacggtcaaTTTTGTAATACGATTATGTAATAAAGAATTATCAAAGGTGTCATATAAAAAGTTTGACACCTTGGTGAGGCTCTAGCGATTTTACACTGTAGCAATCCCTAATTAATTGGGGTTGCAATTTCTGATTTTCTATCCTCACCGGTTCTCCGCCTGCAACTTCTGATTGTATGTCAAgcgtatttattttttctacttTTGCAGTTCCGACTCATTGTAACTTTCAGAGCGACGACATGTTGCGTTTCTTGTGTGTCTTCTGTCACTGCATAAATCGCCACCACACATAGCAACTCACGTAGGTTATGGTTGGGTTTTGTGGTTTTGTTTTACTACTATGTGCTTCTTCAGTTAGAGTAttgttcttcaatttttttttcggttCACTTAAATAGTGTCTCGATGATACTCGTTAGTATGATCTTTAATTTAATGCTAATTTCCTTACTCATATATGTGTTATGAAAATTATTAATGAACCGTATCCATGAACTTAATTTAAATGATAGGACATCACATTAGAATTCAATGGATTTTACCGACTAaaatacttgaaaaaaaaattattaattaataatttgcCCCCTAGATTCAGGGTACTGAATTCTTTACATTTAACTAACTATATGGTTATTTCAAGTCCTTTTTCCGGGCTTCAGCCTTTTTTAtcccaaaacaaaaaatatgaaaaagaatGAACAGtcttaagaaagaaaaaaaagtacaaaGTCCTAAAAACAATCTTCTAATCACATAGTCATGTAGACTGTTAAGTTTGAATCCATATACAACAGGACCATAAAAAATaaccttttattatttaatttccttttattattttcttttgaacaaCTAGACATTAGTTTTTCTAATGTAACAAATCATGCTGTGCATAATGAATATTATATCACAAAGATCTTCTAGGATTTGGGAACAAAAGTGCCAACATATCCCAATGCCAGGATGAAGAAAGCAACCGCTTGCATGAATAGGAATATGAAGAAGTAATTTTTCCCATACATAAAATCATAGCAGCCACAAAATATGAGATAGAATCCAACAACAAGTTCCGTCATGTGAATCCTAGTTATTTAACACAAACACAACAAGGTAAGTACTTAAATATAactaagaaaaaatatatatattaaatgctATATTAAGTACTTGAATAATAGTTTATCATTTTATACCTGTTTCCAATGTTAAATCGATACTTTTTGAGTAGTTTACTATCACCAATTTTATCCTTAAGAGCATCTCCAAGTTTTTCAGTGACAATCCATTCATTCACTCTACTAGTCTCTAGTAAACCTATAATTGTTGCCTTTGTTCGATGTAGAGACATAGTATTTTCAAAAAGAACCCAAAAGACAAGTAAATGGAATGACCTGAAAAATGATTACAAACAATTGAGTAACATTGTCAAGGTTCATTAATGTAATCATTGAGGGACGGACCTAAGGAGGGCAAGCAGGGGCTCCAACACACCCCCCCATGTGATtgatttctggatccgtccatGGTAATCAAACTCTATGATcatttggtttattttttatcaaaaggataatttagtttcttaaaatgaaataatgttatttatgtaaTAAACTATGTAACTattacatacaaaaaaaaaaattgtgatcaATTTATGTGTTCATATGCCTCCAATCAAATCGTACAATAACAgcaatttaatatatttgtttctAAAATATCTTATCAACTCTTTAATTATatgataaaatttaattgaatgcatgcgtaattattttacactaacaatatatactaattaaaaaatccacgtttatttacaaaatataatttatctaAGCTCTCTAAAACCCTCAAAATTCCTCctcaaatcatttttttttataatattctctCTATAGAGGGATGATAATATTTAACTCAAGAGGAGAACTTTTAGTAGCCTGAGAGACTTAGAGAAAACTCAACTCAAGTGGTAGATTGTCTGATCTTGAGGAATCCAGAAAAGATTATTCATTTGGTTAAATCGAGGAATAAAACTTAAGTTGAATTGAGATTCAATGTTAGTGTAAAGGAGTTAGACTTCCATAACATAACAAACCAATGTTTGAAATCCATATTTATTATAGGACACACCTCAAATAGAATTACCTCTAGCAGTGTGGGAACCTATGGGaaactaaaagaaaaatttcTCACCAAATAGATAATTGTGAGAAACTTATATATCAAAGTGacacaaaaaatgaaattgatgaataataaatctcaaaaaaagaaaaaatggaacTGGGTAGGGATAGCCCATTTGTGACATATCCCATAGTAGTTGGTCCAAACATAATATAATATACgaaattttctcatctcacCCACTCATTTTTTTGCCTACTCCCCTAGCGCGCAAAAAAAATCGGAAAATACGTTTCGAACTGTTTTTCTAgtataaaatttacactataaaaaattcggaaaacgttttccgaattgctAGGGGTAGGAGAAAAAGTGAATGAGatgaaaaaatttcataatataCAACCCAATGACAAGCGGATAAGTCTTCCAATCTAATGACCATTTATGTAGATGGGTCCATGAAGATATAGGAGTCCAGTCTAACTCATTTGACAGctctataaaattattttttgagtgtgtattttgtatttaaaattgttAATGCATTTGATAATTGAATTTATGCCACTTCAAAACGCTAGAAATCtaagatttttaaaatataattgggTTTGCGACTTTAATCAATTCTAAAACAAAAATCCAAACATTACTAATTTGTCATTGAAATATGTTTGACCAACCAAAACATAATTTTGAAATGTGCGACCGTGGAACCAAACATATGTTGAGGCAaataaaagaaaggaaaaataacataaatattgACCTTGGAGTTCCAACGGCTTTTAAAAGTGTGACGATGCAAGGGATATAAACACAAATCCATTTAGGGATCACAACCTCAGGCACCATAACAGTTGCGGGCAACACAATGCAATAGAACACAAATGTGTTTATGTGGACCACAATCTTCCGAACAAAGAAAAAACTGTAAACAACATGTAACTTTGTCCACAAAGACACTTTCTGCAATATGAAGATTAAACAaacacataaatatatttaaattataaattaaattattatgagCCAATGTATTCATCAATGGATCAACCAATTACCTTGTTTGTGAAAATCTCCATAACCACTTTCCTGAAAAGATTGGCTGGCCCGCATGACCATCTGTGTTGTTGGTACCTATAAGCCTTTAAAGTACTTGGCAATTCGCTTTTAACCTATAtagtttgaaacaaatattgtaATGCAACACTCCTAACACACATTAAATTTTGGTAACATGTAAAAAAATGACTGTTTGAGATTGGATTAAGAAAATGAAACCTGTATATTAGCGAGGTATAAGAATTTCCATCCTTTAAGACTAGCACGTATGGCCAAATCCATATCTTCAACTGTAGTCCTATCTTTCCACCCACCAGCTTCATTCAACGCTGAAATTCTCCACACACCCGCAGTCCCTGTGTTAAGATTATGTTGATGGTAttacattgaatttttttctaatatttatACAGAAAACATTGATGATCATGTCAAAATACAAAGATTACGGATCTATATcaattgagaaaaacaaaacatcatcaacaattatgtGAAGTGCGGGGTGTTGGCGTGTTGTGTTTTCGAGTTGCAGGCCCTTATATCGTGGTCGCTTCTTCAGTTTTGGTTTCTTCGATTTTCTCCGCTGCTGGTTCTGTTTTTCTGTTTTGCATGGCGTTGCTCTGGTGTTGGGCTTAAAATGTGAGGGTTGCTCTCACTTATAAATACATATTCAGGCAATCTCACAactaatgtgagacttcttaaacAAAAACATAACCAAATAACATATCGGGTTTCAAgtttaaaagaaaacaaatataattgtTTGTACTACTTCCactattattttttagaaggaAAATGGATGAAAGTGGTTTAAGTATGTGGTGAGATTACCATTGAAGCCAAAGAAGGCATAAGTAGAAGATCCAACTTCTTGTTCCACCTTAAAATGGTAATCAAGTGACATTTGTTGCATCCTCGTCATCAAACATTCATTCGCATTTACTAAAAATTATGTGCAAGATTGTTAGAATCAATTTTTACAtcaacttaatttatttaaatggaaTCGATATGTAAATTTAACCCTTAAACTCGTAGACGTCATACTAaagata from Trifolium pratense cultivar HEN17-A07 linkage group LG1, ARS_RC_1.1, whole genome shotgun sequence includes these protein-coding regions:
- the LOC123911734 gene encoding glucomannan 4-beta-mannosyltransferase 9-like, giving the protein MEAFQVVIGGVGMQIEFVWKHMREALVVPILKIAVFLCICMLLMDFVEKVYMAIVISFVKLCGRKPEKRYKWETIKDDDVELGNSNYPMVLVQIPMYNEREVYKLSIGAACGLSWPSDRIIIQILDDSTDPTIQELVQVECHIWESKGINIKYEVRDNRNGYKAGALKEGMKHSYVMQCDYVVIFDADFQPEPDFLCQTIPFLINNPEIGLVQGRWKFVNANECLMTRMQQMSLDYHFKVEQEVGSSTYAFFGFNGTAGVWRISALNEAGGWKDRTTVEDMDLAIRASLKGWKFLYLANIQVKSELPSTLKAYRYQQHRWSCGPANLFRKVVMEIFTNKKVSLWTKLHVVYSFFFVRKIVVHINTFVFYCIVLPATVMVPEVVIPKWICVYIPCIVTLLKAVGTPRSFHLLVFWVLFENTMSLHRTKATIIGLLETSRVNEWIVTEKLGDALKDKIGDSKLLKKYRFNIGNRIHMTELVVGFYLIFCGCYDFMYGKNYFFIFLFMQAVAFFILALGYVGTFVPKS
- the LOC123883613 gene encoding glucomannan 4-beta-mannosyltransferase 9-like isoform X1: MLCMDFIEKVYMAIVICFVKLCGRKPEKRYKWETIKDDDVELGNSNYPMVLVQIPMYNEREVYRLSIGAACGLSWPSDRIIIQILDDSTESAIMELVEMECRIWESKGVNIKYEVRDNRNGYKAGALKEGMKHSYVTQCDYVAIFDADFQPEPDFLYQTIPFLVNNPEIGLVQARWTFVNADECMMTRMQQMSLNYHFKVEQEVGSSTYAFFDFNGTAGVWRISALNEAGGWKDRTTVEDMDLSVRASLKGWKFVFLSKTQVKSELPSTLKAYRYQQHRWSCGPANLFRKVVMEIFTNQKVSLWTKLHIVYSFFFVRKIVVHINTFVFYCIVLPATVMVPEVVVPKWSCVYIPCIMTLLKAVGTPRSLPLLVFWVLFENTMSLHRTKATIIGLLETSRVNEWIVTEKLGDALLKDKIGGTKVFKKYRFSIGDRIDMTELIVGFYLLFCGCYDFMYGKSYFFIFLYLQAITFFILAFGYVGTFVPKS
- the LOC123883613 gene encoding glucomannan 4-beta-mannosyltransferase 9-like isoform X2, with the protein product MLCMDFIEKVYMAIVICFVKLCGRKPEKRYKWETIKDDDVELGNSNYPMVLVQIPMYNEREVYRLSIGAACGLSWPSDRIIIQILDDSTESAIMELVEMECRIWESKGVNIKYEVRDNRNGYKAGALKEGMKHSYVTQCDYVAIFDADFQPEPDFLYQTIPFLVNNPEIGLVQARWTFVNADECMMTRMQQMSLNYHFKVEQEVGSSTYAFFDFNGTAGVWRISALNEAGGWKDRTTVEDMDLSVRASLKGWKFVFLSKTQVKSELPSTLKAYRYQQHRWSCGPANLFRKVVMEIFTNQKVSLWTKLHIVYSFFFVRKIVVHINTFVFYCIVLPATVMVPEVVVPKWSCVYIPCIMTLLKAVGTPRSLPLLVFWVLFENTMSLHRTKATIIGLLETSRVNEWIVTEKLGDALLKDKIGGTKVFKKIDMTELIVGFYLLFCGCYDFMYGKSYFFIFLYLQAITFFILAFGYVGTFVPKS